From Methanococcus maripaludis, the proteins below share one genomic window:
- a CDS encoding exodeoxyribonuclease III → MKMLSWNVNGIRACLKNGFMDFLERESPDIMCIQETKVQSGQVQLGLDGYFQYWNYAERKGYSGTAIFTKIKPNNVILGMENSEHNNEGRVITLEFDEYYLVNVYTPNSQRGLTRLEYRQKWDEDFLNYIKTLETKKPVVFCGDLNVAHKEIDLKNPKTNVKNAGFTPEERSGFDNIVNSGFLDTFREFNKETDNYSWWSYRFNARAKNIGWRIDYFCISKSLRDNLKNAFIMPEIMGSDHCPVGIIFE, encoded by the coding sequence ATGAAAATGTTATCGTGGAATGTAAATGGGATTCGTGCATGTTTGAAAAATGGCTTCATGGATTTTTTAGAACGTGAAAGTCCTGACATCATGTGCATACAAGAGACAAAAGTGCAAAGTGGACAGGTCCAGCTTGGACTTGACGGTTATTTTCAGTACTGGAATTACGCAGAACGAAAAGGTTATTCTGGAACTGCAATTTTTACAAAAATAAAACCAAATAACGTTATATTGGGGATGGAAAACAGTGAGCACAACAATGAAGGAAGGGTAATTACTCTTGAATTTGACGAATACTATTTAGTGAATGTTTACACTCCAAATTCTCAAAGGGGCCTTACAAGGCTTGAATATCGGCAAAAATGGGATGAAGACTTTTTAAATTACATAAAAACCCTTGAAACTAAAAAACCAGTGGTATTTTGTGGGGACTTAAATGTTGCACACAAAGAAATCGATTTAAAAAATCCGAAAACTAATGTAAAAAATGCAGGATTCACTCCTGAAGAAAGAAGTGGGTTTGACAATATTGTAAATTCTGGATTTTTAGATACTTTCAGGGAATTTAACAAAGAAACTGATAATTATTCTTGGTGGAGCTACCGATTTAATGCAAGGGCAAAAAACATAGGCTGGAGAATTGATTATTTTTGTATTTCGAAAAGTTTAAGGGATAATTTAAAAAATGCATTTATAATGCCTGAAATAATGGGTTCAGACCACTGTCCTGTGGGAATTATATTTGAATAG
- a CDS encoding glutamate--tRNA ligase, with amino-acid sequence MKDTVMAYLLENSIKFKGKPNPKAAMGKILGENPDLRSKVKEVNQVISEVLKEIETMSLEEQQAKLNELAPEGFGQKTERKKKEIELKNVKGNVVMRFAPNPSGPLHIGHARASVLNDFFSKKYNGKLVLRLEDTDAKRVLPEAYEMIQEDLKWLGVKVDEVIVQSERLEIYYEYGRKLIEMGHAYVCDCDADEFRTLREQGIPCKCRDTTPEENIALWEKMLAGELDNVAVRLKTDIAHKNPSIRDFPIFRIERTPHPKNGTKYHVYPLMNLSVTVDDHLLGMTHVLRGKDHIVNTEKQEYIYNYLGWDIPEYVHYGILKIEGPVLSTSKMHAGILSGEYSGWDDARLGTLRALRKRGIRPEALYKLMVEIGIKQADVRFAWENLYAANKDIIDKDARRFFFVESPKKLVISGAENRKIDLRMHPDRSELGNRELLFDGEIYVSDDLEAGKMYRLMELFNIVVERVENDIIYAKYDSDDFKVAKTNKASIIHWIPVKNSIPVTVIDENAEKIEGFAEKDFSVVKEDDFVQFERFGFVRIDEKEDNGYTCYFTHK; translated from the coding sequence ATGAAAGATACTGTAATGGCATATCTACTTGAAAATTCGATTAAATTCAAAGGAAAACCAAATCCAAAAGCTGCAATGGGAAAAATACTTGGAGAAAACCCTGATTTAAGAAGTAAAGTTAAAGAAGTAAACCAGGTTATTTCGGAAGTTTTAAAAGAAATTGAAACAATGTCCCTTGAAGAACAGCAGGCAAAATTAAACGAACTTGCTCCAGAAGGGTTTGGACAAAAAACAGAAAGAAAAAAAAAGGAAATTGAACTGAAAAACGTTAAAGGAAATGTTGTAATGAGATTTGCACCAAATCCTTCAGGACCCCTTCATATCGGACACGCAAGAGCATCCGTATTAAACGACTTTTTCTCAAAAAAATACAATGGAAAACTTGTTTTAAGACTTGAAGACACCGATGCTAAAAGAGTTCTTCCAGAAGCTTACGAAATGATTCAGGAAGATTTAAAATGGCTTGGAGTAAAAGTCGATGAAGTAATTGTACAATCAGAAAGGCTTGAAATTTACTACGAATACGGTAGAAAATTAATTGAAATGGGACACGCTTACGTTTGCGATTGCGATGCAGATGAATTTAGAACTTTAAGAGAACAGGGAATTCCTTGTAAATGTAGGGATACTACTCCAGAAGAAAATATTGCATTATGGGAAAAAATGCTCGCTGGAGAACTTGATAATGTTGCAGTAAGATTGAAAACAGATATTGCACACAAAAACCCATCAATTAGGGATTTTCCAATATTTAGAATTGAAAGAACCCCTCACCCAAAAAATGGAACAAAATATCACGTATATCCTTTAATGAATCTTTCAGTAACTGTTGATGACCATTTGCTTGGTATGACACACGTTTTAAGGGGAAAAGACCACATAGTAAACACAGAAAAACAAGAATATATTTATAACTACCTTGGATGGGATATTCCAGAATATGTTCACTACGGAATTTTAAAAATAGAAGGGCCTGTTTTAAGTACTTCAAAAATGCATGCAGGAATTTTAAGCGGAGAATACTCCGGCTGGGACGATGCAAGGCTTGGAACATTGAGGGCTCTCAGAAAAAGAGGAATAAGGCCAGAAGCACTCTACAAATTAATGGTTGAAATTGGAATAAAACAAGCAGACGTTAGATTTGCCTGGGAAAACCTTTACGCTGCAAACAAAGATATAATCGATAAAGATGCGAGAAGATTCTTCTTTGTAGAAAGTCCGAAAAAATTAGTAATTTCTGGTGCAGAAAATAGGAAAATTGATCTTAGAATGCACCCTGATAGAAGCGAACTTGGAAACAGGGAACTGTTATTCGACGGCGAAATATACGTTTCAGACGATCTTGAAGCTGGAAAAATGTATCGACTAATGGAATTATTCAATATTGTTGTTGAACGGGTTGAAAATGATATTATCTATGCAAAATACGACAGCGATGACTTTAAAGTTGCGAAAACTAATAAAGCAAGTATCATTCACTGGATTCCTGTAAAAAACAGCATTCCTGTAACGGTTATCGATGAAAATGCTGAAAAAATAGAAGGATTTGCAGAAAAAGACTTTTCAGTTGTAAAAGAAGATGATTTTGTCCAGTTTGAAAGATTTGGATTTGTAAGAATTGACGAAAAAGAAGATAATGGATATACCTGCTATTTTACCCACAAATAA
- a CDS encoding RluA family pseudouridine synthase gives MESQKKILKLTVDSKIVGNKLIDVLKDNFELSNKMIKKFDKENKIFVNSKNISLKSKLKENETVYVEIDCGINTIDPENLALNIIYEDDDLLIVDKPKNMVVHPTKNVLSKTLANAVSNHQKINNQNYKIRFVNRLDMDTTGLLIIAKDPYSHQRLAKQMDEGILEKIYIAVVNGHLDLKEGIIEDSIDLNDDGIKRELSNVGKISKTKYKVIEELKNASILEIKLLTGRTHQIRVHLSSTGNYIIGDTLYGEISNLIERQALHSYILRFIHPITKEKMEFSSKLPDDMENLIKNLKE, from the coding sequence ATGGAAAGTCAAAAAAAGATTTTAAAACTAACAGTTGATTCAAAAATTGTTGGAAACAAGTTAATCGATGTTTTAAAGGACAATTTTGAACTTTCAAATAAAATGATAAAAAAATTTGACAAAGAAAATAAAATTTTTGTAAATTCTAAAAATATCTCCTTAAAATCAAAATTAAAAGAAAATGAAACCGTTTATGTTGAAATTGATTGTGGAATCAATACAATTGATCCCGAAAACTTAGCCCTAAATATAATTTACGAAGATGACGATTTATTGATTGTCGATAAACCAAAAAATATGGTTGTTCACCCTACTAAAAATGTGCTATCGAAAACACTTGCAAATGCAGTTTCAAATCACCAGAAAATAAATAATCAGAACTACAAAATAAGATTTGTAAACCGTCTTGATATGGACACTACTGGACTTTTAATCATTGCAAAAGATCCATATTCTCATCAACGTCTTGCAAAACAGATGGATGAAGGAATTTTGGAAAAGATATATATTGCGGTAGTAAATGGGCATCTGGATTTAAAAGAAGGAATTATTGAAGATTCAATCGATTTAAATGACGACGGTATAAAAAGAGAATTATCTAATGTTGGAAAAATTTCTAAAACTAAATACAAAGTAATCGAAGAACTCAAAAATGCATCAATTCTTGAAATAAAATTACTTACCGGCAGAACTCACCAGATAAGGGTGCATTTATCAAGTACTGGAAATTATATAATTGGAGATACTCTTTATGGTGAAATTTCTAATTTAATTGAGAGACAAGCTCTTCATTCGTATATTTTAAGATTTATTCATCCAATTACAAAAGAAAAAATGGAATTTTCATCAAAACTGCCAGATGATATGGAAAATCTCATAAAAAATTTGAAAGAGTAA
- the pyrC gene encoding dihydroorotase produces MVLLKNGKIVSENKITESDILIEDGIIQKIEKNIDYSGEIIDLKGNYVFPGIIDSHVHFRWGNPEKEDFVSGSEAAIAGGIVYAIDMPNNTPPVTTKDIFYKKMKEGNEQSKINLYFAYGVTENNYLENVEEAIFYKIFMVKSVGDLFISDYSKLREILDQNKIFAIHAEHKSIISENSKKYELNSFENHCKIRSRESEIEAVREVLNVLQKIDKESKNKPHVHFCHISVKEALDLIKNAKKTFKNVKVTVEVSPHHLFLNSKMAEDLKGCGKFNPPLREEADNLALLNGIIDGTVDIVATDHAPHLIDEKLNLVENCPSGIPGIETLVPLIMNLVNEEKISIFDAYRVLSRNPSEIFKINNKIKVGNNANMTVVDMDKEYKISAKDFKSKAKFTPFEGKTVKGKPSATLVNGKIYIL; encoded by the coding sequence ATGGTACTTTTAAAAAATGGAAAAATCGTGTCTGAGAATAAAATAACTGAATCTGATATCTTAATCGAAGATGGAATAATTCAAAAAATTGAAAAAAATATTGATTATTCTGGTGAAATAATTGATTTAAAAGGAAATTATGTTTTTCCAGGAATAATTGATTCACACGTTCACTTTCGTTGGGGAAATCCCGAAAAAGAAGATTTTGTTTCCGGAAGTGAAGCTGCAATTGCTGGTGGAATTGTTTATGCAATAGATATGCCAAATAACACGCCTCCTGTAACTACAAAAGACATATTTTACAAAAAAATGAAAGAAGGAAATGAACAAAGCAAGATAAATTTGTATTTTGCTTACGGAGTTACGGAAAATAACTATTTAGAAAATGTCGAAGAAGCGATATTTTATAAAATTTTTATGGTAAAATCAGTCGGCGACCTTTTTATTAGTGATTACTCAAAATTAAGGGAAATTCTTGATCAAAACAAGATTTTTGCAATTCACGCAGAACATAAAAGTATAATTTCCGAAAATTCCAAAAAATACGAACTAAATAGTTTCGAAAACCACTGTAAAATCAGAAGTCGAGAAAGTGAGATTGAAGCAGTTAGGGAAGTTTTAAATGTTTTACAAAAAATTGATAAAGAAAGTAAAAATAAGCCTCACGTTCATTTCTGCCATATTTCAGTTAAAGAAGCGCTTGATTTAATAAAAAATGCCAAAAAAACTTTTAAAAATGTAAAAGTTACTGTTGAAGTGTCCCCTCACCATTTATTTTTAAATTCAAAAATGGCCGAAGATTTGAAAGGATGTGGAAAATTTAACCCTCCATTAAGGGAAGAAGCAGATAATCTAGCACTATTAAATGGAATTATCGATGGAACGGTGGATATCGTTGCAACGGACCACGCGCCCCATTTAATCGATGAAAAACTAAATTTGGTCGAAAACTGCCCTTCAGGAATTCCTGGAATCGAAACACTAGTGCCATTGATTATGAATTTGGTAAACGAAGAAAAAATTTCAATTTTTGATGCATACAGAGTTTTATCAAGAAATCCTTCAGAAATTTTTAAAATAAATAATAAGATCAAAGTTGGAAATAACGCGAATATGACTGTTGTTGATATGGACAAAGAATACAAAATATCTGCCAAAGATTTTAAATCAAAGGCTAAATTCACGCCTTTTGAAGGAAAAACCGTTAAAGGAAAGCCTTCTGCAACATTGGTTAATGGGAAGATATATATATTATAA
- the trpC gene encoding indole-3-glycerol phosphate synthase TrpC has product MTINFKKQANAIKNFDKNPIIAEIKVHSPKYGDLLKGRSEMDILRIYEEAGAVGISYITDKQHFNGNFDMFKKICENTELPVLRKDFLTTKDEIEKTASAGASTVLIIARLLKEKTAEFVDFALECGLDTLVEVHNTEEIEIAKSTNTTMIGINNRDISKLELDDGTVSLTENLADLIPKDRILVSESGIANLTDLKTALKYADAALIGTSFMTAENQNEFVKSFVEGK; this is encoded by the coding sequence ATGACCATAAATTTTAAAAAACAGGCAAATGCCATAAAAAATTTTGACAAAAACCCAATAATCGCGGAAATTAAAGTTCATTCTCCAAAATATGGCGATTTGTTGAAAGGAAGATCTGAAATGGATATTTTAAGAATATATGAAGAAGCTGGAGCAGTTGGAATTTCATATATTACTGATAAACAGCATTTCAACGGAAACTTTGACATGTTTAAAAAGATCTGCGAAAACACCGAACTTCCAGTTTTAAGAAAAGATTTTCTAACAACAAAAGACGAAATTGAAAAAACAGCAAGTGCCGGGGCAAGTACCGTTTTGATAATTGCAAGATTATTGAAAGAAAAAACAGCTGAATTTGTAGATTTTGCACTCGAATGCGGGCTTGATACGCTTGTTGAAGTTCATAACACAGAAGAAATTGAAATTGCTAAATCTACGAACACAACAATGATTGGAATAAACAACAGGGATATTTCAAAATTGGAACTTGATGATGGAACTGTTTCACTAACTGAAAATCTTGCAGATTTAATTCCAAAAGACAGAATTCTTGTCAGTGAAAGTGGAATTGCTAATTTAACCGATTTAAAAACTGCATTAAAATATGCAGATGCTGCATTGATTGGAACATCATTCATGACAGCCGAAAACCAAAACGAGTTCGTAAAAAGTTTTGTTGAGGGAAAATAA
- the trpD gene encoding anthranilate phosphoribosyltransferase, with translation MLNKLIERENLSFEESYELFNMLLNESEMRIAAYLVALQTKGLTADEIAGFAKAMRDNAVKIDLGEVTDTCGTGGDGSKTINVSTAVSIILSCFTKVAKHGNVSITSNSGSANVYEALGCKIPETPEDAKKSMDKTNFAFLFAQKYHPALKKIMPVRNELKVKTIFNILGPLANPANPKYQILGVNSSELCDNVAIALSKVGGIKKALVVYGNGLDELTPNGTSKITEYDGKFDTYEVTPKDFGLNYSKIIPCESPDESAKRLIDVFSGKINEDRNFILMNAAAALYTSEIASDFLDGVEIAKEAIESGKVLKKLEEIRNV, from the coding sequence ATGTTAAACAAACTAATTGAACGTGAGAATTTATCATTTGAAGAATCATATGAATTATTTAACATGCTTTTAAATGAAAGTGAAATGAGAATAGCAGCTTATTTGGTGGCATTACAGACAAAAGGCCTAACTGCTGATGAAATTGCAGGATTTGCAAAAGCAATGAGGGATAATGCAGTTAAAATTGACCTTGGGGAAGTTACTGACACTTGCGGAACTGGCGGGGACGGTTCAAAAACAATAAACGTGAGCACAGCAGTTTCAATAATTCTTTCATGTTTTACAAAAGTTGCAAAACACGGAAACGTTTCAATTACTTCAAACAGTGGTTCGGCAAATGTTTACGAAGCACTTGGCTGTAAAATTCCAGAAACTCCTGAAGATGCAAAAAAATCAATGGATAAAACAAATTTCGCATTTTTGTTTGCTCAAAAATACCATCCTGCACTTAAAAAAATAATGCCTGTTAGAAACGAACTGAAAGTAAAAACAATATTTAATATTTTGGGACCTCTTGCAAACCCTGCAAACCCAAAATACCAGATACTCGGAGTAAACTCTTCAGAATTATGTGATAATGTTGCAATTGCGTTATCAAAAGTTGGGGGCATTAAAAAAGCGCTTGTGGTATATGGTAATGGACTTGATGAGTTAACTCCAAATGGCACTTCAAAGATAACTGAATATGACGGAAAATTTGACACTTACGAAGTAACTCCAAAAGACTTTGGATTGAACTACTCAAAAATAATTCCTTGTGAAAGTCCTGATGAAAGTGCAAAAAGATTAATTGATGTATTTTCGGGAAAAATCAATGAAGACAGGAATTTTATATTGATGAATGCTGCAGCTGCACTTTATACTTCAGAAATAGCGTCAGACTTCTTAGATGGTGTTGAAATTGCAAAAGAAGCGATCGAATCTGGAAAAGTCCTTAAAAAACTTGAGGAGATAAGAAATGTATAA
- a CDS encoding anthranilate synthase component I: MYKLDYVNPLKLYGVLRDEGKYPVMLESRAKGQINARYTYISSNPEYMLRIGNKTKMDNETISKESNPFKALKENFKVTQKGDRFTGGYVGYIAYDCIHNYIGGKIEEPSVFGYYDHMYVYDHETRNFYYHSENNNPEELRNAELTVEKAKNFKIEEEDGGIEVLGCDADLDDYVKMVEKTKEYIYAGDAFQVVPSREYRLKNEFSAFQLYRNLRKVNPSPYMFLLEFDKDVVGASPETMASVQNNILKVNPIAGTTAIGKTESETQKLAEALLKDEKERAEHMMLVDLARNDVRKVSKSGSIVLERFFDVVRYSHVQHIESEVLGTLKDNSTIFDAIEAAFPAGTLTGAPKFRAMEIIDEVEKSRRKIYGGAVGYFSNSGNADLAIGIRMAEIDSVCRVRAGGGVVADSVPENEYYETERKMAAMMKALGVQNDSDNR; this comes from the coding sequence ATGTATAAATTGGATTATGTAAATCCTCTAAAACTTTATGGTGTTTTAAGGGATGAAGGAAAATATCCAGTAATGCTTGAATCAAGAGCTAAAGGGCAGATTAATGCAAGGTACACCTATATTTCTTCAAATCCCGAATATATGCTCAGAATTGGTAATAAAACCAAAATGGACAACGAAACGATTTCAAAAGAAAGCAACCCTTTCAAAGCTTTAAAAGAAAATTTCAAAGTTACTCAAAAAGGCGACAGATTCACCGGCGGATACGTTGGATATATTGCATATGACTGTATCCATAACTACATTGGTGGAAAAATCGAGGAACCTTCGGTATTTGGATACTATGACCACATGTATGTTTACGATCATGAAACAAGGAATTTTTACTACCATTCTGAAAATAACAACCCAGAAGAATTAAGAAATGCTGAATTAACTGTTGAAAAAGCAAAAAATTTCAAAATCGAAGAGGAAGACGGCGGAATTGAAGTTTTGGGTTGCGATGCGGACTTAGACGACTATGTAAAAATGGTTGAAAAAACTAAAGAATATATTTATGCAGGCGATGCTTTTCAGGTCGTTCCTTCAAGAGAATATCGCTTGAAAAATGAATTTTCTGCATTTCAATTGTATAGGAATCTTAGAAAAGTAAATCCAAGTCCGTACATGTTTTTGCTCGAATTTGATAAGGACGTTGTTGGAGCATCACCTGAAACAATGGCTTCGGTTCAGAATAATATCTTAAAAGTAAACCCTATTGCAGGGACTACTGCAATTGGAAAAACTGAAAGCGAAACTCAAAAATTGGCAGAAGCACTCTTAAAGGACGAAAAAGAGCGAGCAGAACACATGATGCTTGTTGACCTTGCAAGAAACGATGTCAGAAAAGTTTCAAAATCTGGAAGTATTGTGCTTGAAAGGTTTTTCGATGTTGTAAGGTACAGCCATGTTCAGCACATCGAAAGTGAGGTGCTTGGAACATTAAAAGACAATTCGACAATATTTGATGCAATAGAAGCTGCATTCCCGGCAGGAACTCTAACCGGAGCTCCAAAATTCAGAGCAATGGAAATTATTGATGAAGTTGAAAAATCAAGAAGAAAAATTTACGGCGGAGCTGTAGGTTATTTCTCAAACAGCGGCAATGCGGACCTTGCAATTGGAATTAGAATGGCAGAAATTGACAGCGTTTGCAGAGTACGAGCAGGCGGAGGGGTTGTTGCTGACTCAGTACCTGAAAATGAATACTACGAAACAGAGCGGAAAATGGCCGCAATGATGAAAGCACTGGGTGTTCAAAATGATAGTGATAATAGATAA
- a CDS encoding aminodeoxychorismate/anthranilate synthase component II, translating into MIVIIDNKDSFVWNLADYASIYDSVKVVPNTISIDELKKLNPDGIIISPGPGAPENKRDVENCPEIIKTMDVPVLGVCLGHQTIAHIFGGKVGRIPPVHGKSSSVTHDSKGIFKNVKNPFTAGRYHSLSVLKVPENFTVTATTDDGTVMGIRHNDMPIEGVQFHPESVLTEFEEKEGLKIIENFVKFAKTYKSFKKEI; encoded by the coding sequence ATGATAGTGATAATAGATAACAAAGATTCGTTTGTATGGAATTTGGCAGACTATGCATCGATTTATGATTCTGTAAAAGTTGTTCCAAACACGATTTCAATTGATGAGTTAAAAAAATTGAATCCTGATGGAATAATTATTTCACCAGGTCCCGGAGCTCCAGAAAACAAAAGAGATGTTGAAAACTGTCCTGAAATTATAAAAACTATGGATGTACCCGTTCTTGGAGTATGTCTTGGACACCAAACAATTGCACACATATTTGGCGGAAAAGTTGGAAGAATTCCTCCGGTTCACGGAAAATCAAGTTCTGTAACCCACGATTCAAAAGGAATCTTTAAAAATGTGAAAAATCCATTTACTGCTGGAAGATACCATTCTTTATCAGTTTTAAAAGTTCCTGAAAATTTTACAGTTACTGCAACGACTGATGACGGAACAGTCATGGGAATAAGGCATAATGATATGCCAATCGAAGGAGTTCAATTTCACCCTGAAAGTGTATTAACAGAATTTGAAGAAAAAGAAGGGCTAAAAATTATTGAAAATTTTGTGAAATTCGCTAAAACATATAAATCTTTTAAAAAGGAAATTTAA
- a CDS encoding phosphoribosylanthranilate isomerase — MFIKICGIKTPEELRIVENYGSATGVILECASKRRIGFETAKNLVNLSNIPVFAVSTTFDISVWENIIELTGTNYLQMHSDIDQKAIDFIKNEYGCFIMKSFKIPETSESPEIDAEKIISEIETYEVDRILLDTGKGCGQIHDHRISQMIAKKFDIVLAGGLDPDNVLKIVKSVKPFGVDVSSGVENNNSKDEELIKKFCENVKLGENYEM, encoded by the coding sequence ATGTTCATAAAAATTTGCGGAATAAAAACTCCAGAAGAACTAAGAATAGTTGAAAATTACGGCAGCGCTACCGGAGTAATTTTAGAATGTGCTTCAAAAAGAAGAATTGGTTTTGAAACAGCAAAAAATCTTGTAAATTTATCGAATATTCCTGTATTTGCAGTTTCAACAACATTCGATATTTCAGTATGGGAAAATATTATTGAATTGACAGGTACGAACTATTTACAGATGCATTCGGATATCGACCAAAAAGCAATAGATTTCATTAAAAATGAGTACGGATGCTTTATTATGAAATCGTTTAAAATTCCTGAAACAAGCGAATCACCTGAAATTGATGCTGAAAAAATTATTTCAGAAATTGAAACTTATGAAGTTGATAGAATTTTATTGGATACTGGAAAAGGATGTGGGCAGATTCATGACCACAGAATAAGTCAAATGATTGCAAAAAAGTTTGACATTGTTCTTGCAGGGGGTCTTGATCCTGATAACGTATTAAAAATTGTAAAATCTGTAAAACCGTTTGGAGTTGACGTTTCAAGCGGAGTTGAGAATAATAATTCAAAGGACGAAGAATTGATAAAAAAATTTTGTGAAAATGTAAAATTAGGTGAAAATTATGAAATGTGA